In Amycolatopsis sulphurea, one genomic interval encodes:
- a CDS encoding DUF3558 domain-containing protein, translating to MVAHPRSRTQGRAPKVAHPLPDSVLSGSPCEALSPEQIHDDVGPGIPGKFEDGALGPVCSWDGNGGSVLLIYFTATQHEGLSIIYKQVKSQMKRFDVLPPIQGFPAVAYDTQPGPKTRSCHLTVGLADTLDFQIGLGLGSYNVGKVDSCDIAAIIAGHVVTTLTAKAGR from the coding sequence ATGGTGGCGCACCCAAGGTCGCGCACCCAAGGTCGCGCACCCAAGGTCGCGCACCCACTACCGGACTCCGTGCTGTCGGGCAGCCCCTGTGAAGCACTCAGCCCGGAACAGATCCACGACGACGTCGGGCCCGGGATCCCCGGAAAATTCGAGGACGGTGCCCTCGGACCGGTATGCAGCTGGGACGGCAACGGCGGGTCCGTGCTGTTGATCTATTTCACGGCTACGCAGCACGAGGGCCTGAGTATCATCTACAAGCAGGTCAAGTCCCAGATGAAACGGTTCGACGTACTCCCGCCCATCCAGGGCTTCCCCGCCGTGGCCTACGACACCCAGCCAGGACCGAAAACCCGGAGCTGCCATCTCACGGTCGGGCTCGCCGACACCCTCGACTTCCAAATCGGGCTCGGCCTCGGCAGCTACAACGTCGGCAAAGTCGACTCCTGCGACATCGCAGCCATCATCGCCGGCCACGTGGTCACCACGCTCACAGCGAAAGCGGGGCGCTGA
- a CDS encoding isoamylase early set domain-containing protein produces the protein MIKTSRGHGSGQVRRVTFILPADTPPGAVSVVGDFNDWQPGCHELRKRSNGTRSAAVEVVPGARLRFRYLAEGGRWLDDPDVAARDGADCLFVAD, from the coding sequence GTGATCAAGACCAGCCGGGGCCACGGCAGCGGGCAGGTGCGGCGGGTGACGTTCATCCTTCCGGCGGACACCCCGCCCGGCGCGGTGAGCGTCGTCGGCGACTTCAACGACTGGCAGCCCGGATGCCACGAGCTGCGCAAGCGCTCCAACGGCACCCGTTCCGCGGCGGTCGAGGTGGTACCGGGCGCGCGGCTGCGGTTCCGCTACCTCGCCGAAGGTGGCCGTTGGCTCGACGACCCGGACGTCGCGGCCCGCGACGGAGCGGACTGCCTCTTCGTCGCGGACTGA
- a CDS encoding ArsR/SmtB family transcription factor, with amino-acid sequence MDVEDAVFKALADPTRRALLDRLRERTGQTLGELCEPLRMTRQSATQHLGVLEAATLISTVRRGREKLHYLNPVPLWDIQERWIHRFERPRLRALGTIKERAERPRPVYRYVTYLETSPHQVWHALTDADLTARFWGHRNVSDWRPGSPWHHLPTDGHPGITGTVLDALPPHRLALTLPRPGPLPPAGAPEVTFEIKPYHEIVELTVTHTNLPEHDLATATAAWPGVCANLKSLLETGHALSRPPWEMHSGSPATEAPDTGGS; translated from the coding sequence GTGGACGTCGAGGATGCGGTGTTCAAGGCGCTGGCCGACCCGACGCGCCGCGCCCTGCTGGACCGGCTGCGCGAGCGCACCGGGCAGACCCTGGGCGAACTGTGCGAACCACTGCGGATGACCCGGCAGTCGGCGACCCAGCATCTGGGCGTGCTCGAAGCCGCCACCCTGATCAGCACCGTCCGCCGGGGCCGGGAGAAGCTGCACTACCTGAATCCCGTGCCACTGTGGGACATCCAGGAACGCTGGATCCACCGATTCGAACGCCCCCGGCTGCGCGCCCTCGGCACGATCAAGGAGCGCGCCGAACGCCCCCGCCCCGTCTACCGGTATGTCACCTATCTGGAAACCAGCCCGCACCAAGTCTGGCACGCCCTGACCGATGCCGACCTGACCGCCCGTTTCTGGGGCCACCGCAACGTTTCCGACTGGCGGCCAGGCTCCCCGTGGCACCACCTCCCCACCGACGGCCACCCCGGCATCACCGGCACCGTCCTGGACGCACTCCCGCCGCACCGCCTCGCACTGACCCTCCCCCGGCCCGGCCCGCTCCCCCCGGCCGGAGCACCGGAAGTCACCTTCGAGATCAAGCCGTACCACGAGATCGTCGAACTGACCGTCACCCACACGAACCTCCCCGAGCACGACCTGGCGACCGCCACGGCCGCCTGGCCCGGGGTGTGCGCGAACCTGAAGTCACTCCTGGAGACCGGGCACGCACTGTCCCGCCCACCGTGGGAAATGCACTCCGGCTCACCAGCCACCGAAGCCCCGGACACGGGGGGCTCCTAA
- a CDS encoding fluoride efflux transporter FluC has translation MPDQAASDEALPEKSRFAEVPPLVEPIDPDVDLRVPAQRSELVRHHGPVLGVIALGGGLGGLARYGLAEVLPTAPGGFPWATFLTNVAGCFLIGVLMVLVTETWQAHRLVRPFLGVGILGGFTTFSTYAVEIRGLLAPDTVPLAFGYLAGTLVAALLAVLLGHAVTRKAVSGVAAR, from the coding sequence GTGCCCGACCAGGCCGCATCGGATGAGGCATTGCCCGAAAAGTCCCGTTTCGCCGAGGTGCCGCCGCTGGTGGAGCCGATCGACCCCGATGTCGACCTGCGTGTTCCGGCCCAGCGCAGCGAACTCGTCCGGCATCACGGCCCGGTGCTGGGCGTGATCGCGCTCGGCGGCGGGCTCGGTGGGCTGGCCCGTTACGGGCTGGCGGAGGTGCTCCCGACGGCACCCGGCGGGTTCCCGTGGGCGACCTTCCTGACGAACGTCGCCGGCTGCTTCCTGATCGGCGTGCTGATGGTGCTGGTCACCGAGACCTGGCAAGCGCACCGGCTGGTGCGGCCGTTTCTCGGCGTCGGCATCCTCGGCGGGTTCACCACGTTCTCCACCTACGCGGTGGAGATTCGTGGCCTGCTTGCTCCGGATACGGTTCCGCTCGCCTTCGGTTATCTGGCCGGCACGCTGGTCGCGGCGCTGCTGGCGGTGCTGCTCGGCCACGCGGTCACCCGGAAAGCTGTGTCGGGGGTGGCGGCCCGATGA
- a CDS encoding YggT family protein, translating into MNLIATLAGWVLTLFILVLVARMVLDWTRLVTTGPGWLGQARRISHRITEPVIAPVRRVLRPVRTGGVAIDLAFTVVFFAAVIVRSILFAL; encoded by the coding sequence ATGAACCTGATCGCAACACTGGCCGGGTGGGTGCTGACCCTGTTCATCCTGGTCCTGGTCGCGCGCATGGTGCTGGACTGGACGCGGCTGGTGACCACCGGCCCGGGCTGGCTCGGCCAGGCCCGCCGGATCAGCCATCGGATCACCGAGCCGGTGATCGCCCCCGTCCGCCGGGTCCTGCGCCCGGTCCGCACCGGTGGTGTGGCCATCGACCTGGCCTTCACCGTGGTGTTCTTCGCCGCAGTGATCGTACGGTCCATCCTGTTCGCACTCTGA
- a CDS encoding cupin domain-containing protein has protein sequence MAGIRRMSLDSPEEVRPFQDDRGQLEMVNLDEGAVARATFRPGWQWSKHVKPIAGTESCEVPHRGYVISGSMTVRMNDGEEATFGAGDFMLIPPGHDGWVVGDEPCVVIDWQGMTDYAKQKA, from the coding sequence ATGGCGGGAATTCGCAGAATGAGCCTGGACAGCCCGGAAGAGGTGCGGCCTTTCCAGGATGACCGAGGCCAGCTGGAGATGGTCAACCTCGACGAAGGCGCGGTGGCGCGCGCTACGTTCAGGCCCGGCTGGCAGTGGTCCAAACATGTGAAGCCGATCGCGGGAACCGAGAGCTGTGAGGTGCCTCACCGGGGCTACGTCATTTCTGGGTCCATGACCGTCAGGATGAACGACGGGGAGGAAGCCACGTTCGGGGCCGGCGATTTCATGCTCATCCCGCCAGGACACGACGGATGGGTCGTGGGCGACGAGCCGTGCGTGGTGATCGACTGGCAAGGCATGACCGACTACGCCAAGCAAAAGGCTTAA
- a CDS encoding XRE family transcriptional regulator — MPRQPNDRLRLAREAMPSRVYPGTVMGRDELAGLVRDWITANDPDRRLSAFDGNHLGKLERGAVRRPSAIVRAALCGVLDASEHDLGLIPQHDEERLAAALSGRTHTDHKTLDAIAEVLASVRRLEDATSAAEVISTVHAQRSIVTRLAENSRGKTRAEAVGLLAELEQYLGWLSIPMDRWDDSRRHLDRAAVYALEADDPERLAMALSFSAYRNLRRNSLRSAEALNAAAGRDERVNIGLRTYTEFQRAEVLARNGLKSDALQALASADRLMSHLPDSSDELPASAYWYVPSFFHGQRAFVLHALGDDKHAARVAREAIAAMPAAWREAEWAGRRTKLALLDGRV, encoded by the coding sequence GTGCCCAGGCAGCCGAACGATCGCTTGCGCCTCGCTCGCGAGGCCATGCCGTCGCGCGTGTACCCAGGCACCGTGATGGGCCGGGACGAGCTGGCGGGCCTCGTGCGTGACTGGATCACGGCCAACGACCCCGATCGCCGGTTGTCGGCATTCGACGGGAACCACCTCGGCAAGCTCGAACGCGGTGCTGTCCGGCGTCCGTCCGCGATCGTGCGCGCGGCGCTGTGCGGTGTGCTCGACGCCAGTGAGCACGACCTGGGCTTGATCCCGCAGCACGACGAAGAACGCCTCGCGGCGGCGCTGTCCGGCCGCACGCATACCGACCACAAGACCCTCGACGCGATCGCCGAAGTGCTGGCGAGCGTCCGCCGGCTGGAGGACGCCACGAGCGCGGCCGAGGTGATCTCGACCGTGCATGCGCAGCGGTCGATAGTGACCAGGCTTGCCGAGAACTCGCGCGGGAAAACTCGTGCCGAGGCCGTCGGACTGCTGGCCGAACTCGAGCAATACCTGGGTTGGCTGAGTATCCCGATGGACCGGTGGGATGACTCCCGCAGGCACCTTGATCGGGCTGCGGTGTACGCCCTGGAAGCCGACGACCCGGAGCGGCTGGCGATGGCTCTGTCGTTCTCGGCGTACCGAAATCTGCGCCGGAACAGCCTCCGCAGCGCCGAGGCACTCAACGCAGCGGCCGGGCGGGACGAGCGGGTGAACATCGGCCTGCGTACATACACCGAGTTCCAGCGCGCCGAGGTGCTGGCCCGGAACGGGCTCAAAAGCGATGCACTGCAAGCGCTCGCGTCGGCCGACCGGTTGATGAGCCATCTGCCGGACAGCTCGGACGAGTTGCCCGCATCCGCGTACTGGTATGTGCCCTCGTTCTTCCACGGGCAACGGGCGTTCGTCCTGCACGCCCTCGGCGATGACAAGCACGCTGCCCGAGTCGCCAGAGAAGCCATCGCCGCGATGCCCGCAGCCTGGCGCGAGGCCGAATGGGCAGGCCGACGCACAAAACTGGCCCTGCTCGACGGGCGAGTTTGA
- a CDS encoding GNAT family N-acetyltransferase, with amino-acid sequence MTTHQADDAGTCVTLSGSLTRLREFRSSDGDDAFTIVGDDRVTRFLSFDSRTRDAAQTMIDGAVERAQVRPRTEYYLGMTRLDDDRLIGFCRLGLTGVKAAKLGYAVVAEQWGKGYATDAVRTALGFAFGPLDLHRVTAAIGPDNGASQTVVERLGFVREGVLRDHVFTNNAWRDSVLYSVLATEWTEKVSK; translated from the coding sequence GTGACCACCCACCAGGCCGATGACGCTGGCACCTGCGTGACGCTCTCCGGTAGCCTGACCCGACTGCGGGAGTTCCGCTCGTCTGACGGGGACGACGCGTTCACGATCGTCGGAGACGACCGGGTCACGCGGTTTCTGTCGTTCGACAGCAGAACCAGGGATGCAGCGCAGACGATGATCGATGGCGCTGTGGAGCGGGCGCAGGTCAGGCCAAGGACCGAGTACTACTTGGGCATGACCAGGCTCGACGATGACCGGCTGATCGGCTTCTGCCGCCTCGGCTTAACCGGCGTCAAGGCTGCAAAACTGGGATACGCGGTCGTAGCCGAGCAATGGGGGAAGGGCTATGCCACCGACGCGGTACGCACGGCGCTCGGCTTCGCATTCGGGCCGCTGGACCTTCACCGGGTTACCGCCGCGATCGGCCCCGACAACGGAGCCTCCCAAACGGTGGTCGAACGCCTGGGATTCGTTCGCGAAGGCGTCCTCCGGGATCACGTGTTCACCAACAACGCATGGCGAGACTCGGTCCTGTACTCGGTTCTTGCTACCGAGTGGACAGAGAAAGTGTCCAAGTGA
- the crcB gene encoding fluoride efflux transporter CrcB produces the protein MTVLLIFLGATVGAPLRYLTDQAVQSRHQSLFPWGTFTVNLFGCLVLGGLAGAGSAVPAPLFALLGTGFCGALTTYSTFGYETVRLTERRAYFAAAANVVVSLAAGVGGAAFAYQTVHALVG, from the coding sequence ATGACCGTGCTGCTCATCTTCCTCGGCGCCACAGTCGGTGCGCCGCTGCGGTATCTCACCGACCAGGCGGTGCAGTCGCGGCATCAGTCGCTGTTCCCGTGGGGCACGTTCACCGTCAACCTGTTCGGCTGTCTCGTGCTGGGCGGGCTCGCCGGAGCCGGGAGCGCGGTGCCCGCGCCGCTGTTCGCGTTGCTCGGCACCGGGTTCTGCGGCGCGCTCACCACGTACAGCACCTTCGGCTACGAGACGGTCCGCCTGACCGAGCGGCGGGCCTACTTCGCCGCAGCGGCGAACGTGGTGGTCAGCCTCGCCGCCGGGGTCGGCGGCGCCGCTTTCGCCTATCAAACCGTGCACGCCCTGGTCGGGTGA
- a CDS encoding helix-turn-helix domain-containing protein, translating to MGTTVRGAFRNRLLGIALRTARKDAHFGVRELARRVGVNPALLSNWELGERTPKRDDVAGILGALGVTGEEKQRILHLARLTGPGLILPGNLNNRDHHAALRDCETLATKIHAWHPLQIPDLLQIPDYTLAALHAQGIDAEDSRELVALRTESGNIIHGPDATPLTAFIGASALTNIVGTPEIMRRQLDMLIVPTTGTTVRIVPDDIDEHPGRSGPFTLYDTPAATVAYISHRNAGTFLPDDHGEHRDIIDRLDKIAMTPTESAMTIGDTTTTYTTTYTPTEHH from the coding sequence GTGGGAACCACAGTCAGAGGTGCGTTCCGGAACCGGTTGCTGGGTATCGCCTTACGCACCGCCCGGAAGGACGCGCACTTCGGGGTCCGGGAACTGGCCCGGCGGGTCGGGGTGAACCCCGCGTTGTTGTCGAACTGGGAACTCGGGGAACGCACACCCAAACGAGACGACGTGGCCGGGATCCTCGGCGCGCTGGGCGTCACCGGTGAGGAAAAACAGCGGATCCTGCACCTGGCCCGCCTCACCGGCCCCGGCCTGATCCTGCCCGGCAACCTGAACAACCGCGACCACCACGCCGCGCTGAGGGACTGCGAAACACTCGCCACCAAGATCCACGCCTGGCATCCCCTGCAGATCCCGGACCTGCTCCAAATCCCGGACTACACCCTCGCCGCGCTCCACGCGCAAGGCATCGACGCCGAGGACAGCCGGGAACTGGTGGCGCTGCGCACCGAAAGCGGCAACATCATCCACGGCCCGGACGCTACCCCGCTCACCGCGTTCATCGGCGCCTCAGCCCTCACCAACATTGTCGGCACACCGGAGATCATGCGCCGACAGCTCGACATGCTGATCGTCCCCACAACCGGAACGACCGTGCGTATCGTGCCCGACGACATCGACGAGCACCCCGGCCGGTCCGGCCCCTTCACCCTCTACGACACCCCCGCCGCGACCGTCGCCTACATCTCCCACCGCAACGCCGGAACCTTCCTCCCCGACGACCACGGCGAGCACCGCGACATCATCGACCGACTCGACAAAATCGCCATGACACCCACCGAATCCGCCATGACCATCGGCGACACCACCACCACATACACCACCACATACACCCCCACCGAACACCACTAG
- a CDS encoding TetR/AcrR family transcriptional regulator, whose product MSGKSVRADRASATREAILVTAERLYAEHGVHAVSNRQISDAAGQGNNTAVGYHFGTKTDLVRAIVRKHAAPMERLRADLLVRAEGSGEIRDWVACLVRPSTAHLDELGSPTWYARFIAQVTTDPALREILVGESMTSQVMIRVIEGLNRCLPALPAPIRVERGEMSRHLMIHVPAERERALAEGTPTPRATWQDAADGLIDVIAGMWTAPVSA is encoded by the coding sequence ATGAGCGGGAAGAGCGTTCGGGCGGATCGGGCGAGCGCGACCCGAGAGGCCATTCTCGTGACCGCCGAGCGGTTGTACGCCGAGCACGGTGTGCACGCGGTGTCCAACCGGCAGATCAGCGACGCGGCGGGACAGGGCAACAATACCGCGGTCGGCTATCATTTCGGCACGAAGACCGATCTGGTCCGGGCGATCGTCCGCAAGCATGCGGCGCCGATGGAGCGGCTGCGGGCCGATCTGCTGGTCCGCGCCGAGGGCTCCGGCGAGATCCGCGACTGGGTCGCCTGCCTGGTCCGCCCCTCCACCGCGCACCTCGACGAGCTGGGCAGCCCCACCTGGTACGCGCGGTTCATCGCGCAGGTGACCACCGATCCGGCGCTGCGGGAGATCCTGGTCGGGGAATCGATGACCTCGCAGGTGATGATCCGGGTGATCGAGGGGCTCAACCGGTGCCTGCCCGCACTGCCCGCGCCGATCCGGGTGGAACGCGGCGAGATGTCCCGGCACCTGATGATCCACGTGCCCGCCGAACGCGAGCGCGCGCTCGCCGAGGGTACCCCGACCCCGCGCGCCACCTGGCAGGACGCGGCGGACGGGCTGATCGACGTGATCGCCGGGATGTGGACGGCGCCGGTCTCGGCCTGA
- a CDS encoding RraA family protein, whose product MPALPPRDGRTGTTTRRHHPGAGATSRCSPIRATTQSEVRTGHGRPRYPERHEPTPRTAPAPLEPPQAPHGRHGSTTNAEVRDLGFPVFARGVIPIPGAKAAATALGEPVHCAGVTVSPGDVVVADEEGVVVVPAAGSDQVLADALAKLAKEAAQTLGQWEADHRVRIDAALRAAGFTG is encoded by the coding sequence TTGCCGGCCCTGCCCCCGCGGGACGGCCGGACCGGAACAACCACGAGACGTCACCACCCGGGAGCCGGCGCGACTTCCCGCTGTTCACCCATCAGAGCGACCACGCAGAGTGAAGTCCGCACCGGACACGGCCGTCCTCGCTACCCGGAACGCCACGAGCCCACGCCCCGGACCGCACCGGCCCCGCTCGAACCACCCCAAGCCCCGCACGGTCGCCACGGATCCACCACGAACGCCGAAGTCCGCGACCTGGGCTTCCCCGTGTTCGCGCGTGGCGTGATCCCGATCCCCGGCGCCAAGGCCGCCGCCACCGCATTGGGCGAACCCGTCCACTGCGCCGGGGTCACGGTATCCCCCGGCGACGTCGTCGTGGCCGACGAGGAAGGCGTGGTCGTCGTCCCCGCCGCCGGCTCGGACCAGGTGCTCGCCGACGCCCTCGCGAAGCTGGCAAAGGAAGCAGCGCAGACCCTCGGCCAATGGGAAGCCGACCACCGCGTCCGGATCGATGCCGCGCTCCGGGCCGCTGGGTTCACCGGCTGA